The window AGATCGACAAAATGGTATGTATATTTTTGCGGACAAACAAAGGTAACAACACAAGAGCGTTTCTCAACGCAAGTCCACAGGCATCCCACAGACTGAATGTTGAGAGTGGCATAAATAGAATTATTTTTTTGAGCTTCCAGCAGTTTGAGGAATAGTTGATTTCCTTCAGCGCGATCGTCTGCTTCTTCGTGATCGAGAATTGCACTGCACGATTTACAAACATATAAGGTATGAAGTGTCATAATCAGAGATTTATAAAAAGTATCTAGGCAAAATTTTCAGTAATAATGTTATATCAAACTTAACTATCCTTAGG is drawn from Chlorogloeopsis sp. ULAP01 and contains these coding sequences:
- a CDS encoding DUF1636 domain-containing protein codes for the protein MTLHTLYVCKSCSAILDHEEADDRAEGNQLFLKLLEAQKNNSIYATLNIQSVGCLWTCVEKRSCVVTFVCPQKYTYHFVDLTEDSTTDLLQFSQLYQESQDGYVLPPKLPGTLRSHLLARIPPTPEAIAKT